A part of Paroedura picta isolate Pp20150507F chromosome 7, Ppicta_v3.0, whole genome shotgun sequence genomic DNA contains:
- the CKS2 gene encoding cyclin-dependent kinases regulatory subunit 2: MSHKQIYYSDKYFDENYEYRHVMLPRELSKQVPKTHLMSEEEWRRLGVQQSLGWVHYMIHEPEPHILLFRRPLPKGQQK, translated from the exons ATGTCCCACAAGCAGATCTATTACTCGGACAAGTACTTCGACGAGAACTACGAGTACCG GCATGTCATGTTACCGAGAGAACTTTCAAAACAAGTACCAAAAACTCATCTGATGTCTGAGGAAGAATGGAGAAGACTTGGTGTACAGCAGAGTCTTGGCTGGGTCCACTATATGATTCATGAGCCAG AACCACACATACTCCTTTTTAGAAGACCACTTCCAAAAGGCCAGCAAAAATGA